The genomic stretch CCAGTAGATTAAGACAGGCAAGTAACATTATTTTACAGAAAAAGTCTGTATTaagtatttatctttttttacCCCAAGTAACTGTACTAGTCAATCTACTCATTTAGGCATATAATTTTTAGGCATTGTAAAATCTACACAATATTACGAAATTTCCAGAAAATCAAAGTCCAATAGTACATgataaaagaaaacaagaaacctTGTCCCAAAAGTATATAACAGTCATGTGGTTTGCACTGTTTCTAATTGTTCCAAATGTACATATGTATCATTACTCTCGAAGTTGGCATAAAACATATTGATTTACTGACGTATACTCTTAGAACGATTGAATTTCATATGAGTCATTGctgtttattgtttgaaattaaagAGCTATCCATTTGGTTATTTCATATTGCAAGTAAATAAAACTTAAGAGTTGAGTTGTTGTTGTGCACATGAACCCATATTCTTTAAATTGTGCTTTGCTGCTAGATAAGATCTTGCTTCAAAACATTGTGCTTATCTCACATAACTTGGATGCTTATCgtgttaaacattttatataaatttctaaCTATGAAACAGTGTACCATGGAGTCATATTTCTCCTAAAAAAACTAATGTGAATACAATTTTCAGAACATTTAAGGTACACTGTAAGCTCAAATTAAACACTAAAATAATCATGCTTTTATAATTCAAACATTTGTTGTGAATGTAAATCAATGCAATCCAATTAAGTCTGGTGTTTTAAATATGTATCAGGTCCCAAGGTGGCTATGGTAAATACGCAACGGTTGTTCTTGATCTTATTTAGGCACTAAAACTCAAAGAaagattaaaacaatttttattctAAATGCTTGGAATGCATTTGTTGTGTCACAAAGTGGTTATCGTAAATACATGACTACTGTTCTTGTTCTTGTGAGGCTCCTAAAGTATTTGTTCTCTAGCGTCTCTCCTATGGTTTAAATCCTTATTGTTCTTGTGACAAAAGAagcattgcttatatacatgtatcgttacataaaaatgtcaacttgatgggtcaaaccaatttgttgaaatgcatatACGGGCGTAATTCTTATCTGGTAATTGCACCGACACGAAAACAAAAGTCTATTTACCATGTAATCTTGTCTTGATCTATAATTTAAACGGACTGAACCCAATTACAAGCGTGCATCTACTGTCAACAAACTAATGAGTCTCGTAAACACAGGGCATGCATAATTGCgaacaagatatatacatcaattatgcgacataCTGCTTTGATACAACAGGTCCAATACGGATATAAAAGCCTGCTTAACAACCAGTGGTATGTGAGCATCCGGTTTAAAGGCCAGCCACGTCCACAATATGCCTGTATAAATAGCAATGCTCTAGAGTTCACTTATTTGTGATTTCAAAATCACGGAAAACAATGTTTGTCTTAAACGTTTTCTTTGTTCTAACGACGTTGATCTGTGGAATACGTAGCCAGGGTAAAGCTACTAACTCAATGACTACACACCTTGACATAGCGTTTATAATGGACACAACTGGAAGCATGGGGCCGTATATCGAAACAGCAAGGAACAACATCAAACGAGTTGTGCAAGAAATCACGGAAATTTCCGAAAGTCACATCAGGTTTGCACTCATTGAGTATAGGGACCACAAACCTGAAGAAAATACATACGTGTACAGAAAACAAGACTTTACGTCGTCGGTAACAACAATGCAATCGTGGTTAGAAAAATCAGAAGCAAACGGCGGTGGTGATTTACCCGAGGCTGTTGCTGTTGCACTGTACGCGGGGAGTTCATTGTCGTGGTACGACTCTGCAGTCAAGATTGCTATCCTGATAGCGGACGCGCCGCCACATGGTCTGGTGACGTCAGGTGACAGGTGGCCAGACGGTGATCCTCTAGGCATTGATCCAGTCAAAATGGCGTACAGAATGGCAAGGATTGGCATAACACTGTATTCGGTCGGCTGCGAACCTTCCATTCTACCTTACAAAGACTTTTTCCAAGCGTTGGCTTACATTGCCGGGGGTCAGTACGTACCATTATCAACTCCACAAGCACTAATTGATGCCATAATCGGTGGAGCTAAAGAAGAGTTGGCTATGAGGAAAATCAGCGAAGAAGTAGACAAAGAAGTTTCAGCAGTTAAGGCTAAAGGTGGAAAGCCTGAGAGGGATGCCATTACAAGGTCAGTTTACGACAGACTTCACAAATCCGGGACAAAAGCAACCACCttactaaaaaacaacaaaccgTTAGCAGGACCGTCGAAGGCTGCGCTCGAAATCGCTAAATCGAAGTCTCTTCCTGAAGCTAAGAAGATATTTGCGAAGATGGTTCCCGGTGGAAGTGGAAGTCCGCCGGTTTCACCTCCAGTTTCCGAAGTCTACACCGCCGTTGAAAGACCAGTGAGCTATGACCAGGTCTCCAGAGCGGCTAGCAAGGCCTTTGCTGCAAGTGCATAGGAGGAATTTTAATCTTGCTATTGTTTTGGACCGTTTGTTTTCATTATAGTACAAACGTTATGCAGAGGACTAACCTTGAACGATTGCAATTAAGTTTCCACGTATTTagcaaacagaaaaaaatggaaatgtgtgttttatttccCCAATGTAAAGTATGGTGGAGTAAATGCTTTCGACAATgtactttgtttttgttactGTTACAGCATGTTTTGTCGAAATCACTAATCaatatgtataatattgtttGGTAGCTACCGGTAAGCGTTTTCGAAAATATCAGCTAAAATAAGGATTTTGTAAAAGGACGTTTCATGTCAATAACCTGATGGCAATAACAGTATTTGTCAATAAATACGGATTAAATGTGACATAAACATAAACTAACAAAGATTATTCACTTTATAATCATCGAGAGCTTCATATTGCAACGTGTTAGTTGGATATCTGCTAGTTTTTATTTATGGAAGTTCAGATATTTTATAATTTCTGCTTaacacaaatataacaaataaaattgtCAAGGAAATCGCATACAAATCCGATTAGCTCAAATCGATAATAATTCAATGCCCTACCTTTACACGAAGTAATGGCATAATTAAGCCATTTCGAAAGTGTAATATGTCACGCACCTGCGTTTATTAAAAGCATTTGTAACCAAGTGTTTTCCTAAAATTCTCAGCATAAAATCTGTTGGACAAGGGGAACAAACGTCATCGCAATAAAAGAACACACGGCTTATGTGGGGAATATGACGCTTTTGATTGGCATAGGTTTATACACGCGCATGCCAAGAATTACCAAAAATTGTGGTTAAGTGAGGCGATCAGTAAttctttaaacatgtaaaagtcCTCCATAGAAGGTACACTGTGTCTTTTATCACACATACCAAAGATTAGTGAGCGTATGTATGAGACGCCcaacataaagcataataaaaaCTAAATTGCATGCACTTCAATGAAGATATTATATACAGCCCATATTTCAACAATGTAATTAGATATACGACAAAAAACGTCATTAAATAGtgtatacataaaaaaaatattatattcctAAAAGAAAATTACTCGCAAAAAAAGATCTACAATACAACCATATACATGAAAAGACCGCTCGCAAAAAAGCATGGATATATTTCAAAAGACACGATTTATCGTCTCAAATTTTACCTGAGCATTAGGTGTGCGTATGTAACATTTTTTCTCTGGCACTTTTGGTTAGATGCATAGCGAATCAACACGGTAATATAGCCTTGGCATGGTGGATATTGTGAAAACTAGCGACCGAGAGGTCCGGGGTTTGGTCCCCACTGTAAAGGCGTTTTCACGATCTTCTTAAAATATGCTAATTACTTTTCTATCCAGAAAACGTACCCGACTTCGCCTCAATAATCCCCGGCTTTCgttgcaatcgagcttaaataaatacgtttaaactaaataaCAGACTGTTAAGCTTCTTAAGTTGACGGCTTTTATAAGGATAACGTAATTGTTCCTGTTCCATGACATAATGGTATTTACACATGTTTAGAAGGACAcaacaaaaataatcataaatagaAATATTGTTGCCGCATAAAAAAGTGTATTAAACGAGCTGCGTTAGCAATGACAAAAATATAAAGTTTGAATAATTAATGAGGAGTACAGTGAATGCACGCAATACTATGGTATATTTGTGTTCAAGAGATTCTAGCCAGGTCCCTTGTTCGTGCTAAGATAAtagtaatatattaaataaatgaaagtgaCATGTAATAGAATTCGGAGACACAACtttaaaacatcagaaaataagaTGAAGAAAACTGCGACATAAATTTAAAGGCCTTGTCTTCGATAATTTTCCCACCGCTGTGTTTTTAAAATAGATTTGTTACGTCCATGCACCTTGATAATCGGGTCGGCTTTCTCCGTTTGTAGAGCGCTAAATTAGAAATCCGTTGATTTATCAGAATATGGAATTGCGACATTATTTTCAATATCATCACAGTGTAATTTAAAGAAAAGCTTTTTACAGAGAACTTCTTTTGCACGTTGATTGATCGTATTCCATTTAGTTtgtgtatatgtttgaaaacgcAGCTCGTTGTTTTTCATGCTTGCTTATTTACAGCGTCCGGGTAACTAATTCAGGCAACAGCGCATTAAGTGGTTCcgttcatatttatatattccgATGAACTTTTTTTTCTTCCAACGGCTGACGATAGCACTAAAAATTAAGCAGACTATAATAGGTACAATTGATAAGTATCTCACGTTTCTAGCATGTTTCCTACAGGCTAATAAGATTGTTATCACTAAATGTATCAAGTAATACGCAAGCAAAATATTTTGACGTATGACCTTTAGATATAACTTTAATACATATCCGATATATTTGTGCCAGttcgttttcaattttattaacataaaatgcaaatacatttaaagaGATTCGTTCattgtttgataaaatgacgattttaaaaataattgtcagAGATTAAAAAGAATGTACTTATtatctaaaatttaaaaaatattggttCACTTATGGATGATGtttcgaaatcggtaaaataaacTAGTGTTTGCAACGCATTTTCTCAATCATTCGGAAAATATGTTGAGTACTCTACTGACATATCGTTAATGTTTTGCGACTGTATGTTGAGTATTCTACTGACAAATCGTGAATGTTTTGCGACATTATTTTGAGTACTCTACTGACATAGCGTTTATGTTTTGCGACTGAATGTTGAGTACTCTACTGACATAGCGTTCATGTTTTGCGACATTATGTTGAGTACTCTACTGACATAGTGTTTATGTTTTGCGACTGTATGTTGAGTATTCTACTGACAAATCGTTAATGTTTTGCGACATTATTTTGAGTACTCTACTGACATAGCGTTTATGTTTTGCTACTGTATGTTGAGTATTCTACTGACAAATCGTTAATGTTTTGCGACATTATTTTGAGTACTCTACTGACATAGCGTTAATGTTTTGCGACTGTATGTTGAGTATTCTACTGACATAGCGTTAATGTTTTGCGACATTATTTTGAGTACTCTACTGACATAGCGTTTAATGTTTTGCGACATTATGTTGAGTACTCTACTGACATAGCGTTTATGTTTTGCGACTGTATCTTGAGTACTCTACTGACAAAGCGTTAATGTTTTGCGACATTATTTTGAGTACTCTACTGACATAGCGTTAATGTCTTGCGACTGAATGTTGAGTATTGTACTGAAAGCGTTAATGTTTTGCGACTTCATACTAAAGCCTGTGTGGCCCAGTGATTGCTTCTAATAGACGTTTTTCTTGCTATTAAAATTAATGACGACTATTCAAAACGTATTTAGATGTGTTATTCAGCATATTTTTCAACAGTTCGAGTATCTGCGAACGAGTCCCTTTAAATTTGCCCGTTAAAGCCCCGGTGTGACCATCATCTTTGATCTAGGTCGACATTGAATTCATGAACGgagaatttgttttatttatatactaATTTAAAGAATTCAGTATGTTATAATAAGCTGTTTTGATGTTTATTATTTGATATGGATATGTGATAGACGATGATTGCTGTGAATACGGTGTTTGTGgagaaaatgaattttgtatgttGCTAAgggtgtttgttgttgttgatgatggtggtggtgatgatgataatgatgatgatgatgttcatgatgatcatgatgatggaTGTGAAGATAACGGTGATGACGATGGTGAGGAGAGGGAAAGGATGAGTTTTGCTTAAATCCCGATTgcattaatcaaataaaaatgtttcgAATGTATTCCATTTGATCAATCCAATGTCTTTGTTATAATTATCGTCATAAATCcatcaacaatatatttaaaatagctTCAAAACATTAAATCGCGTTGGTTTCAAGCTCTCTCTTTTCAGGAAAGGTCCCTACTGCGATAATAGACATTGAATCCCAGCAACCGGTGTTTTTCCCTAAATCTGGTCGTTAGcggtatattttataataatagatACACATTCCATATAAAAGTACAACGATAATTGAATTAATGCATTTGGAAACATTAATTATCCGCTTGCTTTCAAATGAAGGGTAACTGATTTCGTCACCAACTGACTATGCAATGTCTGCCGATTTTAATCGAAATTTTACTTAGTGCAaggcacgctagagggaggtcgacgtcgaggcctTCAGAAGAAAAActggatggataatgtaaaaGAATGGACATCCCTTCGCATGgctgaattactctcagcagcacacaacagactgCGGAgaatttctgtatcgtcgtccctcatttctccccaacggccaaaccggtcaaaggattgatgatgatgacgatgactgAGTATACTGACATCATTGACATACTTTTTGTAGCGGCTAAGTCGATACTGTAGATGGCTGGCAGGTAAAAAAAAGCTCGGATGAATACCGATGTATGCATGATTgctgtatgtgttatttgaaagaataaatgaagaaaaagaCGAATGATATACCTGAACGTTTATTTTCAATTCAATCGTTAAAATGCAGCTGCAAAATAAGTGTATAAATTGCATACTATGATTTAAAAATTAAGAGGTGACACAATGTTTGAACTGGGGACACTATAGGTGCCAACAGAAACATTTATACCGAACGATATACCAGTATTTATAAAGTATCTCAATTGCAAATAAATTTGTTGTACTTTTACATGATCTTAAAATCGGTAAACCTCGCAATTAAAACTGTGTTTAcacaacatgtttttgtttatgttagaTCAGTTAATTCTATATAtcttttatatctgtaatcaacCGTTTCACtgggaatgaacaaaaactgtcacgtgaccacaaaagtcaacgtcagtagtcattttaaaacaacaaacagccgcgcaaggtataggtgataagttggttcctttttcctagttccttattcctttttcctatttccttattcttttttcgaaaaaagaataaggaactgttccttattccttattcacacgtaatatatttgttatagggttttaaagaacaataatgcaaacatttctgaagtaaatcaaaacaaaataactcgaatacatttactttatgtattacgttacatattcaagTTTCTGCTTCGCGCTTGCAcatgatttcttgtttaaaccaaaCCGATATTTTGTAATTCGAATACTAATTTCAAATCAACAAAACTTGaggcatatactattattttacatgtatgtgataaaaaaattaatcttgtacatttaaacatgttttgtttttatttataatccagttccttattcgaggctgaatacggaaaaaggaacctgttccttattccttattcaagccgaataaagaactggcattttcttactttgatccaaaattaaccacatataaatgaacatattttttatatattggttgtatatgttaaattctaattgcaatacatttctactaagtttcaagtgatgattatccagtttcttattcagtgtgaataaggaataaggaactggttccttattccttattcaaatcgaataaggaactggaaatTTCTGtctataaattataagtcaaaacgaaccaacgagacgaataactcgacgaaaattattgtaaatgtatgtcggtcgtaacaaatattaattgcagtacatttctactttgttttatttaataataacatagtgcCTTATTAGGttttaataaggaataaggaactggtttcttatttcttattcaaattgaataaggaattggcattttcaaactaaacaaattattaaaatgagaccaattaatcaatgaaaatcatttttaatgtaggttatgtatcaataaacattatttgcagtacatctataataagtttcatttaatgataacaaagTATCTTATTCGTATTGAAAaaagaataaggaactggttgacgcattgaatcgctttgcatccttaatcatatccccttGAGACTGTTAGGTACAAGAACGGAATGGATTAGCTAAATGATGAATGGTATTCTGCTATCGGAAAGTCTTCTCTACAAGTTAGGGTCAGaacaaacttcaaaaactgtatcagaaatataaaataaaaaaatcttatattaaaaatagccaatactaacgaatatatagctgtgctattctagaatgatccaaatttaaatatccgaaattatggcctctgaataaggaattggaaTTAAGTTAGTtacttattcggaagcctgtatttcggaaaatcactttcggatatgttatatttaagatgtagtgtgggttatttaagcatgattatgttatatggacgtattctgtcacatttctttgaATATTCTGTCACTATatacgctgaaaacaagtattatgatgaggataattaggaaatggtattgcctttctcaaacataaattaaaattaaccaaataatacaaaatgtcgATAAAAATGatggtttatgtaggttcgaagttaaaaatatttatggcaatatatttctacctagtattatttaataataacacagttccttattcaatgCGAATAAGGAATatggaactggttccttattccttattcaaatagaataaggaactggctttttcatactaaacaaactattaaaatgaaccaaagagaccaataaatcaatgaaaatcattgtaaattgaggttgggtatcaaaaacattaattgcagtacatcactactatgtttcattaaatgataaccgttttccttattcggattgaaaaaggaataaggaactggttccgtattccttattcaactcgaataaggaactggaatgttctttctataaattataaatcaaaataaaccaacgagacgaataactcaaagaaaattattgaatatgttggacgggtataaaattattagttgccgtgcatttctactttgttgaatttaataataacatagttacCTATTCgttttcaataaggaataagaaactggttccttattccttattcaaatcgaataagcaACTGGTatttacttaacaaataaaataatatgaattaagagacgcataaatcaaggaaaatcactgtatatgtaggttgggaataaaaaatatgtattaattacagtagatttctttttagtattcttGTGTAATGATAACCTAGAGctgttttcgcggctgaataaggaaagcgTCACCAGTTGCAAATCTATAGATATCACTTATAACCACCGAGAACAGTGCCATTTTATCGGTTCTCACGACTTTTAatcgtgcgccaatgttgaaggtGGCCGGATGTAACGTAGGTATCATAGAGCGAGGAAACGCGCTTTCGGAGAAAGAAAATCTACTGAAATAAAACCACCCAATTACAGCTATGTCAGTTTTggtgtttaatatataaaaaaaaacagcaacaacgaaatacagagggatttcgatgaaattttccAGTCTAATAGAGGCACCGTGGCCTCTGCTTCCTTCTCTGCTTTAttgtgacatcagtgacgtcgcactgatgacAACTCTGTCAGGAACATAGTCATTCGTCttgtgccgaggttgaaagtcgccgaatgtacTGTCGGTCTGCAttagcgagaaaacgcgtattcgcactaaaaatatatcagaagaaaacaaacttttacagctaggatgcgcgctttttcgtttcaattataaaataaaatattgaggcatttcgatgaaacttttcagtctttcttttatggagacgtgttgaaatcattttgcattcgtaatcatatcccttcgttaCAGTTTTCGTATGAAAA from Dreissena polymorpha isolate Duluth1 chromosome 10, UMN_Dpol_1.0, whole genome shotgun sequence encodes the following:
- the LOC127848971 gene encoding uncharacterized protein LOC127848971, which produces MKAAPERLRPNIPIVMITSKPVPVDLTKRRESLDLAFIIDTTGSMSSYIETARRNIQRVVDEISTDSNKDIQFALVEYRDHPQQDHTYVFRKHDFTPSVSTMKSWLDASQASGGGDTQEAVADALHTWNSLSWRPNAVKIAVLISDAPPHGLVTSGDRWPDGDPLGIDPVKMAYRMARIGITLYSVGCEPSILPYKDFFQALAYIAGGQYVPLSTPQALIDAIIGGAKEELAMRKISEEVDKEVSAVKAKGGKPERDAITRSVYDRLHKSGTKATTLLKNNKPLAGPSKAALEIAKSKSLPEAKKIFAKMVPGGSGSPPVSPPVSEVYTAVERPVSYDQVSRAASKAFAASA